In Armatimonadota bacterium, the genomic window AGGGCCGGTGAGACCGCGCCATGGAGCCTGGCCGCCTCGGCCGGGATGTCACGGGCGAGGGCGCCCATGCTCCGACCATCCTCCCCACGACGCGGCAGCGTTCTTGTAGGGTCCGTACCACACTGTGGTAATCCGTGGACACGAGGGTCGTTGACGCCGTCGAGGGGGTGAGGTAAAGTGCGGTTGTACCGCGATTCGCGGGGTCGTAACGGTACCCCTAGATCCGAGCGGAGTGACGCACCGCTCGGTGTCAGCACCCTCCACTGCGGCGCCCGGCCCGCGCACCGGGCGCCGCCCACTTCTTCTACGGCCTCCATCGGACGCTGGCCGCTCCCCATCCGTCGCAGCCGCGGCGGGCTGCCTACCGGGAAGCGACTGCCAGGGCCTCGTGACAAGACCCGGCCCATAACGCCCGCCATGAACAGCAGTTTGCGAAACCATGCGTTCGTGGTATAATGTGGGAGCCTTCAGAATGTCGGGCCCGGATCGCCCGGTGACGGACACGGAAGGAGGGAAGCGATGGAGCGGCTGACAGAACGCCAGAAGAGCATACTGAGCGGTATCCACGAGATATACCGCGCGACGGGGGCTCCGCCGACGGTGCGCGAGTTGGGGCAGCGCGTGGGTCTGAGCTCGAGCTGCACCGTCCAGCGGCATCTCGATGCCCTGGAGCGCAAGGGGTACATTCGCCGCAACCGCACCAAGGCGCGGTCGGTGGAGATCATCCGCAGCCACGATCCGGCGATGGTGCGGCGGCCGAGCGTGAGCGTGCCCCTGGTCGGGCAGGTCGCAGCCGGCCAGCCGATCCTGGCCGAGGAGAACATCGAGGAAGTCTATGCCCTGCCCGCCGACCTCGTCAGCGGCGAGGGCACCTTCATGCTGCGGGTCAAGGGCGACAGCATGATCGAGGCGGGGCTCTTCGATGGCGACTTCGTGGTCGTGGAGAAGCAATCAGCGGCGGCCGACGGCGACGTGGTGGTGGCGCTGCTGGAGGACGAGGCGACGGTCAAGCGGTTCTATCGCGAGAACGGCCGCATACGCCTGCAGCCGGCGAACTCCACCATGGAGCCCATCTACGCCGACGCGGATCGAGTCGCGATCATCGGCAAGGTCATCCTCGGCCTGCGCCGGTTCTGAGGCGGGTCGCGGCGGGAGCGGTGACGGCGGTGCTCGGCGCGCCGACGGAGT contains:
- the lexA gene encoding transcriptional repressor LexA; this translates as MERLTERQKSILSGIHEIYRATGAPPTVRELGQRVGLSSSCTVQRHLDALERKGYIRRNRTKARSVEIIRSHDPAMVRRPSVSVPLVGQVAAGQPILAEENIEEVYALPADLVSGEGTFMLRVKGDSMIEAGLFDGDFVVVEKQSAAADGDVVVALLEDEATVKRFYRENGRIRLQPANSTMEPIYADADRVAIIGKVILGLRRF